From a single Flavobacterium sp. genomic region:
- a CDS encoding copper homeostasis protein CutC has product MNFEVVLESIEELNEVNLPTIKSVELCAGLQLGGITPSYATTAYFCEHAVPEVHVMIRPRAGGFNYNEYELKLMVEDIKFFAKLGVTGVVFGLLDENFKIEKEHTKRLYFAAKELGLQTTFHRAFDFAIDTEHAIQFLVETGFDRLLTAGSKKTVDFGKEKLKKWSDNYGNEIQIIAGGGVTFDNARQLKSAGLKTIHFNIKDAILSENSSMGYEYKLNLNKLVNILNL; this is encoded by the coding sequence ATGAATTTTGAAGTAGTTCTAGAATCTATTGAAGAATTAAATGAGGTTAATTTACCAACAATTAAAAGTGTTGAACTATGTGCAGGGCTTCAATTAGGTGGAATAACACCAAGTTATGCTACAACAGCCTATTTTTGTGAACATGCTGTTCCTGAAGTTCACGTTATGATAAGACCTAGAGCTGGGGGATTTAATTATAATGAATATGAACTTAAATTAATGGTAGAAGATATAAAATTTTTTGCTAAGCTTGGAGTTACAGGTGTGGTATTTGGACTATTAGATGAAAATTTTAAAATTGAAAAGGAGCATACAAAACGTCTTTATTTTGCTGCAAAAGAATTAGGTTTACAAACCACTTTTCATAGGGCGTTTGATTTTGCAATAGATACCGAGCATGCCATACAGTTTTTAGTTGAAACAGGCTTTGATAGGCTCTTAACAGCTGGAAGTAAAAAAACGGTTGATTTTGGAAAAGAAAAATTAAAAAAATGGTCTGATAATTATGGTAATGAAATTCAAATAATAGCAGGTGGAGGTGTTACTTTTGATAATGCAAGGCAATTAAAAAGTGCAGGTTTAAAAACAATACATTTTAATATTAAAGATGCAATCTTAAGTGAAAATTCCAGTATGGGATATGAATATAAGCTAAATTTAAATAAGTTAGTAAATATTTTAAACTTGTAA
- a CDS encoding YdcF family protein produces the protein MILTYKFNIQKAYWLWIFYFILFLMCTTSYLPKCLVKKHENKNSIINPNLIDTNKTYYLHVLGAGYSLEKRLSATKQLSDVTLTRLIEAIRISKLLPNYIIVSSGYSSLGLESQASVVKRAAVELGIPKQNIEMLTTPSNTSEEVSAFVKRFGTNKNVIVVSDALHLSRAIMLYKKNGIVAISAPTNFKVKQGINDYNGVTLPSISSIDLMNEYLREQLKYWKDSW, from the coding sequence ATGATATTAACTTATAAATTCAACATTCAAAAAGCGTATTGGTTGTGGATTTTTTATTTTATTTTATTTTTAATGTGTACTACTTCATATTTGCCTAAATGTTTAGTAAAAAAGCATGAAAATAAAAACAGCATAATTAATCCGAATCTTATTGATACAAATAAAACTTATTATTTACATGTGTTAGGTGCTGGTTATAGTCTAGAAAAAAGATTGTCAGCTACAAAACAATTGTCTGATGTTACATTGACTCGATTAATTGAAGCAATACGAATATCAAAGTTGTTACCAAATTATATAATTGTTAGTTCAGGATATTCTAGCTTAGGATTAGAGTCTCAAGCATCAGTTGTAAAAAGGGCTGCTGTTGAGTTAGGCATACCTAAACAAAATATCGAAATGTTAACCACTCCATCTAACACTTCAGAAGAAGTTTCTGCTTTTGTAAAACGATTTGGAACTAATAAAAATGTGATTGTAGTCTCCGATGCATTACACTTGTCTAGAGCCATAATGTTATATAAAAAAAATGGAATTGTTGCAATTTCAGCACCTACAAATTTTAAGGTCAAACAAGGAATTAATGATTATAATGGTGTAACATTGCCATCTATATCTTCAATAGATTTAATGAACGAATACCTAAGAGAACAACTCAAATATTGGAAAGATAGTTGGTAA
- a CDS encoding YDG domain-containing protein codes for MKTKLYTKDWNAPLQPARTNSFFSSSFTLEMGLWNDYLNFKGILSILMVAFLFLSSQLTFGQTTIYSSNCSSASANWTYTNGTTANSVQQSGYWLIEANDVIISEAFNVSSFNQNITLSFKVATYGSGTNNPCKVDYSEDNGVTWSTTSYLSATPTSTTYINSGNISLPISNSSQFKIRFRNNGTGKGVRVDDILFTGQGVASTPEINSVLVANANYNTAFNYTITASQNPTSYNATGLPTGLSINTTTGVISGSPTQTGVFNATISAANTAGTGTATLVITVSKGNQTISFVSIPSKTYGDSDFILNATASSSLPITYTSSNPSVATVTGNMVTVVGVGATNIVASQSGDDNYNTATAVTQELVVNKANQTITFGTLIDKLDSDADFQLFATTSSGLPITYTSSNESVVLISGNTASIVGPGTVTITASQGGNENYNAAIAVTQNQVIINTALESQEITFNALPAVTYGDVAFELEATVDSGLSISYTSSDETIASVTGNVVTIHKPGTLTITASQVGGDGYNPAASVQQELIINKKSLTVSNVIVEDKIYNGTTTAGVTSYVLNGTVGNDAIALNTSNAVFENANAGTNKLVVPNFILNGVDAGKYELVQPSNVVGTILKATQSITFNTLPSYTTATPSFILNGTASSGLTVTYSSSNTAVATISGNTVTIIGAGTATITAIQSGNDNYNAASDVTQSLLVTRANETLVAWQFGTPAAVGNETTYNATTNDNRLTTAVLSRGSGISTTSLGRAFAATSWLAAAGSNTKSDAITSNEFFEFSFAPKAGQAVSLKTLDATLRRSGATAPNAYIWRYSLNGTTFNDIGSDVNFSSTADGQIQTQINLASITELQNVPAGTTVKFRIYAWGGTSSTATFSIGRYASGATTNSLVVSGYVDQLPAPVITSSLNASGTVGQAFNYTTTASNVPSSYSAESLPSGLSINTTTGVIAGTPSAAGTFNVSLSATNLSGTDTKVVVISIAKANQVITFNELSAKTYGDLSFSLNGTATSGLALTYSSSNTDVATIVENTVTIVGAGSTTITATQSGNDNYNSAIEIARELIINKADQTITFEPLASRLDTDESFTLTATASSGLPVSFTSEDESIIAISGNVATIVGSGTAIINATQGGNTNYNPAILISREQLIINTQLANQTITFEPLTESNYGDAPFGLNATASSGLAINYTSSDEAIASINGNIVTLLQPGTVTITALQGGNTSFNPAPASIQTLVIGKKQLSVSEVVVAEKTYDGTNNAQINSYQLNGIVSTDEVSLTNSAVFEQVGVGQDIAVTPNFELTGLHADRYTLVQPTNVLGTIIKANQTITFSALPSKVFGDAVFTISAIGGASGQPIVFTSSDESIATVSGNQVTILAGGTVQITASQLGNENYNAAVSVSQDLVIAPRVQFINGFTSLGTKYISTSPFPLNATASSALEIVYTSSNTAVATVEGNVVTIVGVGQTEITATQAGNANYEPITQVRSLKIIPDPIAAWNVYGLNQTATATATSFANLVTSNNGDLLTRGAGAGASIGANSFRTTGFKNDGISVNNTDYFQFQLQPTEGYQMNLASIDASFVGTASFFANAGVTSQFAYSLNGTTFTLIGNPVTSAVLTMDTVDLSQIAELQNIPNGTTVTFRYYASGQTTTGGWGFSSPALDADALAIGGSLVALPATPQITAVQNCDGTVTLTTDATGTILWSTGETSNTIVVTSAGSYSVTQTINNITSNSGLINVSPILITTPIVENQSFCSSVAPKISEIVVAGQNIKVYGDSNKTILLNGDTLLESATYYLTQTIGTCESEVVAIQITINQAVTYYVDADQDGYGSTATVSLCVATAPEGYAANNTDCDDTNSQVWQTGSFYVDADADTYGAGQVVSLCYGATTPAGYEANNTDCDDTNSQVWQTGSFYVDADADTYGTGELVSICYGANIPAGYAVNNTDCDDTNAQIWRSATFYVDADSDGYDNGSASVCYGANTPAGYATTTNGSDCNDNNVDIHTAITYYVDADQDGYGSTTTASLCSLTAPEGYATNNTDCDDTNAQIWRSATFYVDADSDGYDSGSATVCYGANTPAGYATTTNGSDCNDANAQVWRTGSFYVDTDGDTYGAGDAVSLCYGASTPSGYAVVAGDCNNSSASVNPGATEICGNSIDDNCNGQTDEGCGTQVQSSQCGVAVASFSTNVLADLVTGATQYRFEVSRGATVYEYTNTSSNFFRFSYLTSLGFVNTYATTYSVRVKYFKSGVWSDYGNSCNVITPDVPLTKVQTSQCGITLASLSTQLTADAISGAQAYRFEVTNGSNVRTFTTVNGSTRTFRLTDLTGGPTYATTYAVRVAVMYNDVWTSYGTSCNVTTPALPLTSVQVSQCGVTLSAFDTPIYATSVIGVTGYKFEVTNGATVRTYTALNGLNYFNLTQLTGVITYSTVYSIKVSVLNNGEWSAYGSSCNVTTPDPLTKIAAVHCGTTATSSTTRFSVDAISGNPTISAYRFQVIRGSEVREFTTANATQNYFRFSDLGVSPYGTSYLVKVAVLHNGVWRAYGAGCTLTTPALPATKVQASQCGTTLSSYGNTIFADAISNVSRYRFEITNTVTGAIRVITTANGTVRSFKLTDMSGGANFGTTYAVRVAVENNGNFGPYGVSCNLTTPALPLSKVQSSQCGIVGISFGTKVYADIVAGVTKYKFEVTRGSEVGYYETTSTTDNFFQLANVSGITRKYATAYTVRVAVMNNGLWSAYGTSCNVTTSSLPLSKVQSSQCGATLAGGVNTTIFADAVSGVEAYRFEVANANASNPLYFTTSSGSINSFKLRDVVGFTGVAGSSYRVKVALLNNGVWSSYGSVCNVTLPGTAPNTREIEEELPTNTTIFAVKGYPNPYNAYFTLSLDTPSDAMVYVRVFDMTGKLIEDREVAPSSLESLQLGAEWASGVYNVIVAQDDQVKTIRMVKKE; via the coding sequence ATGAAAACAAAACTTTACACAAAAGATTGGAACGCGCCACTTCAACCGGCAAGAACTAATAGTTTTTTCTCTTCAAGTTTTACATTGGAGATGGGGTTATGGAACGATTACTTAAATTTTAAAGGCATATTGTCAATTTTGATGGTTGCTTTTTTGTTTTTAAGTAGTCAGTTAACTTTTGGACAAACAACAATTTATTCAAGTAATTGTTCGAGTGCTTCAGCAAATTGGACGTATACAAATGGGACTACAGCCAATTCTGTACAACAGTCTGGCTATTGGCTAATTGAAGCAAATGATGTTATCATTTCTGAGGCGTTTAATGTGAGTAGTTTTAATCAGAATATTACATTAAGCTTTAAGGTTGCTACTTATGGTTCTGGGACAAATAATCCATGTAAGGTTGATTATTCAGAAGATAATGGGGTGACTTGGTCAACTACATCCTATTTATCTGCAACACCTACTTCAACGACTTATATAAATTCTGGGAATATTAGTTTGCCAATTTCAAATTCTAGTCAATTTAAAATTAGATTCAGAAACAATGGGACTGGAAAAGGTGTAAGAGTTGATGATATTTTATTTACAGGACAAGGTGTGGCTTCAACTCCTGAAATAAATAGTGTTCTTGTGGCAAATGCAAACTACAATACAGCATTTAATTACACAATTACAGCAAGTCAGAATCCAACAAGCTATAATGCCACAGGATTACCAACAGGATTGTCAATAAACACCACAACGGGTGTTATTTCAGGTAGCCCAACTCAAACTGGTGTTTTTAACGCAACTATTTCTGCTGCTAATACTGCAGGAACAGGTACTGCTACTTTGGTTATTACAGTGAGTAAGGGAAATCAAACTATTTCATTTGTTAGTATTCCATCAAAAACGTATGGTGATAGCGACTTTATACTAAACGCAACTGCATCATCGAGTTTGCCTATCACTTATACAAGTTCAAATCCTAGTGTGGCAACAGTCACTGGGAATATGGTAACCGTTGTTGGGGTAGGGGCAACAAATATAGTTGCTTCACAAAGTGGAGATGATAATTATAACACAGCTACTGCAGTAACTCAAGAGCTAGTTGTAAACAAAGCGAATCAAACAATAACTTTTGGAACATTAATAGATAAACTAGATTCCGATGCGGATTTTCAATTATTTGCAACTACGTCATCTGGTCTACCTATAACCTATACGAGTTCAAACGAATCTGTAGTTCTTATTTCAGGAAATACAGCTAGTATTGTTGGCCCAGGAACGGTTACAATTACAGCTTCACAAGGGGGTAATGAAAATTATAATGCAGCCATAGCTGTTACTCAAAATCAAGTGATTATAAATACAGCACTTGAAAGTCAAGAAATTACTTTCAATGCATTACCAGCAGTTACTTATGGGGATGTTGCATTTGAATTAGAAGCTACAGTAGATTCAGGATTATCCATTTCTTATACTAGTAGTGATGAAACGATTGCATCAGTTACAGGTAATGTAGTAACAATCCATAAACCAGGAACTCTTACCATAACTGCCTCTCAAGTAGGTGGAGACGGATATAATCCTGCAGCAAGCGTGCAACAAGAATTAATAATCAACAAAAAAAGCTTAACGGTTTCTAATGTAATTGTTGAAGATAAAATCTACAACGGTACAACAACTGCGGGGGTAACATCTTATGTCCTAAACGGAACAGTTGGAAATGATGCAATTGCTTTAAATACGTCAAATGCTGTTTTTGAAAATGCAAATGCTGGAACTAACAAATTAGTCGTTCCAAATTTCATTTTGAATGGAGTAGATGCTGGTAAATATGAATTAGTGCAACCCTCTAATGTAGTAGGTACTATTTTAAAAGCAACTCAATCGATAACATTTAATACATTACCAAGTTATACCACAGCAACACCTTCATTTATTTTAAATGGTACGGCATCGTCTGGATTAACAGTGACGTATTCAAGCTCAAATACTGCGGTTGCTACAATAAGTGGAAATACGGTTACTATTATAGGTGCAGGTACAGCTACAATTACTGCAATTCAGTCAGGTAATGATAATTACAACGCTGCTTCAGATGTCACACAATCTTTGTTGGTTACTCGCGCAAATGAAACACTAGTTGCTTGGCAATTTGGTACGCCTGCTGCAGTGGGTAACGAAACTACATACAATGCTACAACGAACGATAATAGATTAACAACAGCAGTACTCTCAAGAGGTTCAGGTATTTCTACAACAAGCTTAGGTAGGGCATTTGCCGCAACGAGTTGGTTAGCAGCTGCAGGTTCAAATACTAAATCAGATGCAATTACTTCAAATGAATTTTTTGAATTTAGTTTTGCTCCCAAAGCGGGTCAAGCAGTTTCATTAAAAACATTAGATGCTACATTAAGAAGATCGGGAGCTACTGCTCCAAATGCTTATATATGGAGATACAGTCTTAATGGTACTACTTTTAATGATATTGGTTCAGATGTTAACTTTTCAAGTACTGCAGATGGTCAAATTCAAACACAAATTAATTTAGCTTCAATAACTGAATTACAAAATGTACCCGCAGGAACAACTGTGAAATTTAGAATCTATGCTTGGGGAGGTACTTCTTCAACGGCAACTTTTTCAATTGGAAGATATGCATCAGGAGCTACAACAAATAGTTTAGTAGTTTCAGGATATGTAGATCAATTACCAGCTCCAGTTATCACTAGTTCTTTGAATGCTTCAGGAACAGTAGGTCAAGCATTCAATTATACAACAACAGCATCAAACGTACCATCTAGTTATAGTGCAGAGAGTTTGCCATCAGGTTTATCTATCAATACAACAACAGGTGTTATTGCTGGAACACCCTCAGCAGCAGGAACATTCAATGTGAGTTTGTCTGCAACTAATTTAAGTGGTACAGATACCAAAGTGGTAGTAATTTCAATTGCGAAAGCAAATCAAGTAATTACTTTTAATGAACTTTCTGCAAAAACATATGGTGACTTGTCATTTAGTTTAAATGGAACAGCTACTTCTGGTTTAGCTTTAACCTATTCAAGTTCGAATACGGATGTAGCTACAATTGTGGAAAATACTGTAACCATTGTTGGTGCTGGTAGTACAACAATTACAGCGACTCAATCAGGAAACGATAATTACAATTCAGCTATAGAAATAGCTAGAGAATTAATAATAAATAAAGCGGATCAAACCATTACTTTTGAACCATTAGCTAGCAGATTAGATACGGATGAAAGTTTTACATTAACCGCTACAGCTTCTTCTGGGTTACCAGTTTCATTTACTAGTGAAGATGAATCGATTATTGCAATATCTGGAAATGTAGCAACGATTGTTGGTTCGGGTACTGCAATTATTAATGCTACACAGGGAGGAAATACGAATTATAATCCTGCAATATTAATTTCTAGAGAGCAATTAATTATAAATACACAATTGGCTAATCAAACCATTACGTTTGAACCGCTAACAGAAAGTAATTATGGTGATGCCCCATTTGGTTTAAATGCAACAGCAAGTTCAGGATTGGCGATTAATTATACTAGCTCAGATGAAGCAATAGCTTCTATTAATGGAAATATTGTCACACTATTACAACCAGGAACGGTAACTATTACAGCTTTACAAGGAGGTAATACAAGTTTCAATCCTGCACCTGCTTCAATACAAACATTGGTAATTGGTAAAAAACAACTATCAGTAAGTGAAGTAGTGGTGGCTGAAAAAACGTATGATGGTACAAACAATGCACAAATTAATAGTTATCAATTAAACGGCATTGTAAGTACGGATGAAGTATCACTTACAAATAGTGCTGTCTTTGAACAAGTTGGTGTTGGACAAGATATAGCTGTGACTCCTAATTTTGAATTAACAGGATTACATGCAGATCGTTATACTTTAGTACAACCAACTAATGTTTTGGGTACTATTATTAAAGCGAACCAAACTATTACGTTTAGTGCTTTACCATCAAAAGTATTTGGAGATGCGGTCTTTACAATTTCAGCTATAGGTGGCGCTTCTGGACAACCAATTGTATTTACTAGTTCAGATGAATCTATTGCAACTGTTTCTGGTAATCAGGTAACAATTTTAGCAGGAGGTACGGTACAGATTACCGCAAGTCAATTAGGAAATGAAAATTATAACGCTGCTGTTTCTGTTTCACAAGATTTAGTAATTGCGCCTAGAGTGCAATTTATTAATGGTTTTACTAGTTTAGGAACCAAGTATATTTCCACATCACCATTTCCATTAAATGCTACGGCTTCTTCAGCTTTAGAGATTGTATATACGAGTTCTAACACAGCTGTTGCTACTGTTGAAGGAAATGTGGTAACTATTGTGGGGGTAGGGCAAACAGAAATTACTGCTACTCAGGCTGGTAATGCAAATTACGAACCAATTACGCAAGTAAGATCGCTTAAAATAATACCAGACCCAATTGCAGCATGGAATGTTTATGGTTTAAATCAAACCGCTACAGCAACTGCGACATCATTTGCTAATCTAGTAACAAGTAATAATGGAGATTTATTAACCAGAGGAGCAGGTGCTGGAGCAAGTATTGGTGCCAACTCATTTAGAACAACTGGCTTCAAAAATGATGGAATTAGTGTAAATAATACAGATTATTTTCAATTTCAGTTACAACCAACTGAAGGGTATCAAATGAATTTAGCTTCAATTGATGCTTCCTTTGTTGGAACAGCTTCTTTCTTTGCAAATGCTGGTGTAACTTCTCAGTTTGCTTATAGTTTAAATGGTACCACTTTCACGCTAATAGGTAATCCAGTAACTAGTGCAGTTTTAACAATGGATACCGTTGACTTGAGTCAAATAGCTGAATTGCAAAATATTCCAAACGGTACAACAGTAACTTTTAGATATTATGCAAGTGGACAAACCACAACAGGAGGTTGGGGATTCAGTTCGCCAGCACTTGATGCTGATGCGTTGGCAATAGGAGGTTCATTAGTAGCCTTGCCTGCAACACCACAGATTACAGCAGTTCAAAATTGTGATGGAACAGTAACTTTAACAACAGACGCAACAGGAACAATTTTATGGTCTACTGGTGAAACGTCAAATACTATTGTGGTAACATCAGCAGGTAGTTATTCGGTAACACAAACAATTAATAATATTACAAGTAATTCAGGTTTAATTAATGTATCACCTATTTTAATTACTACACCTATTGTTGAAAACCAATCATTTTGTAGCAGTGTTGCTCCAAAAATATCCGAGATTGTAGTAGCAGGCCAAAACATAAAAGTATATGGAGATAGTAATAAAACCATACTTTTAAATGGTGATACCCTTTTGGAGTCAGCAACCTACTATCTTACTCAAACCATAGGTACTTGTGAAAGTGAAGTCGTAGCTATACAAATTACAATAAACCAAGCAGTTACTTACTATGTAGATGCAGACCAAGATGGTTATGGTTCAACAGCAACAGTTTCATTATGTGTTGCTACAGCGCCAGAAGGTTATGCAGCTAACAATACAGATTGTGATGACACCAACAGTCAAGTATGGCAAACAGGCAGTTTCTACGTTGATGCAGATGCAGATACATACGGAGCAGGTCAAGTTGTTTCATTATGTTATGGAGCTACTACACCAGCAGGTTATGAAGCTAACAATACAGATTGTGATGATACCAACAGTCAAGTATGGCAAACAGGTAGTTTCTATGTAGATGCAGATGCAGATACATATGGAACAGGAGAATTAGTTTCAATATGTTATGGAGCTAATATACCAGCAGGTTATGCAGTAAACAATACAGATTGTGATGATACCAATGCACAAATTTGGAGAAGCGCTACATTCTATGTAGATGCAGATTCAGATGGCTATGACAATGGATCAGCTTCAGTTTGTTATGGAGCAAATACACCAGCAGGTTATGCTACAACAACTAATGGTTCAGATTGTAATGATAACAATGTAGACATCCACACAGCAATCACATATTATGTAGATGCTGATCAAGATGGTTACGGTTCAACTACAACGGCTTCATTATGTTCGTTGACAGCGCCAGAAGGTTATGCAACAAACAATACAGATTGTGATGATACCAATGCACAAATTTGGAGAAGCGCTACATTCTATGTAGATGCAGATTCAGATGGCTATGATAGTGGATCAGCTACAGTTTGTTACGGAGCTAATACACCAGCAGGTTATGCTACAACAACTAATGGTTCAGATTGTAATGATGCAAATGCTCAAGTATGGCGTACAGGCAGTTTCTATGTAGACACTGACGGTGATACATACGGAGCAGGTGATGCAGTTTCATTATGTTATGGAGCAAGCACACCATCAGGATATGCGGTTGTAGCAGGAGATTGTAACAATTCAAGTGCATCAGTTAATCCAGGAGCTACAGAGATTTGTGGTAACTCAATTGATGACAACTGTAATGGACAAACAGATGAGGGATGTGGAACACAAGTTCAATCTTCACAATGTGGAGTTGCTGTTGCTTCATTCAGTACAAATGTTTTAGCTGATTTAGTTACTGGTGCTACTCAATATAGATTTGAAGTTAGTAGAGGAGCTACTGTATATGAATATACAAATACTTCATCTAATTTCTTTAGATTTAGTTACTTAACTTCTTTAGGATTTGTAAATACTTATGCTACGACTTATTCAGTTCGTGTAAAATATTTTAAATCAGGAGTTTGGAGTGATTATGGTAATTCATGTAATGTTATCACACCTGATGTTCCTTTGACTAAGGTACAAACTTCTCAGTGTGGTATCACATTAGCATCTTTATCAACACAATTAACAGCAGACGCTATATCAGGTGCTCAAGCATATAGATTTGAGGTTACCAATGGTTCAAACGTAAGAACATTTACCACAGTAAATGGATCTACACGTACTTTCCGTTTAACTGATTTAACAGGAGGTCCTACTTACGCAACAACCTATGCTGTAAGAGTAGCTGTTATGTATAATGATGTTTGGACATCTTATGGTACATCATGTAACGTTACTACGCCTGCTTTACCATTAACTAGCGTTCAAGTATCACAATGTGGTGTTACATTAAGTGCTTTCGATACTCCTATTTATGCTACATCAGTAATAGGTGTAACAGGATATAAATTTGAAGTAACTAATGGTGCAACAGTAAGAACTTATACAGCATTGAATGGATTGAATTATTTTAACTTAACACAGTTGACAGGAGTAATAACTTATTCAACGGTATATAGTATAAAAGTATCTGTCCTTAATAATGGTGAATGGAGTGCGTATGGAAGTTCATGTAATGTTACTACGCCAGACCCTTTAACTAAAATTGCAGCCGTTCATTGTGGAACAACAGCTACATCTTCAACTACTCGTTTTTCGGTAGATGCGATATCAGGTAATCCTACGATTTCAGCTTATCGTTTCCAAGTAATAAGAGGATCAGAAGTTAGAGAGTTTACTACAGCGAATGCAACACAAAACTATTTCCGTTTTTCTGATTTAGGCGTAAGTCCTTATGGAACTTCATATTTAGTTAAAGTTGCGGTATTACATAATGGAGTATGGAGAGCATATGGTGCAGGTTGTACATTGACTACACCAGCTTTACCAGCTACAAAAGTACAAGCATCTCAATGTGGTACAACTTTATCTAGTTACGGTAATACAATTTTTGCAGATGCAATATCTAACGTTAGTAGATATCGTTTTGAGATTACCAATACAGTAACAGGAGCTATAAGAGTAATTACTACAGCAAATGGTACCGTAAGATCATTCAAATTAACAGATATGTCAGGTGGAGCTAATTTTGGCACTACTTATGCTGTTCGTGTAGCAGTAGAAAACAATGGTAATTTTGGACCTTATGGAGTTTCTTGTAATTTAACTACACCTGCCTTACCATTGAGTAAAGTTCAGTCTTCACAATGTGGTATTGTAGGAATTAGTTTTGGGACAAAAGTTTATGCTGATATAGTAGCAGGAGTTACTAAGTATAAATTTGAGGTAACACGTGGTAGTGAAGTTGGATATTATGAGACAACATCTACGACAGATAACTTCTTCCAATTGGCTAATGTTTCAGGAATTACACGTAAATATGCTACAGCTTATACAGTAAGAGTGGCTGTTATGAATAATGGTTTATGGAGTGCTTATGGCACATCGTGTAATGTGACTACTTCATCTTTACCATTAAGTAAAGTTCAGTCATCACAATGTGGAGCAACATTGGCAGGAGGTGTAAATACAACTATTTTTGCTGATGCAGTATCAGGAGTAGAGGCTTATCGTTTTGAAGTAGCCAATGCCAATGCATCAAATCCGTTGTATTTTACCACATCTTCGGGATCAATAAATTCATTTAAATTAAGAGATGTTGTTGGCTTCACTGGAGTTGCAGGATCATCTTATAGAGTAAAAGTGGCATTATTGAATAATGGAGTTTGGAGTTCTTATGGATCAGTATGTAACGTAACGTTACCAGGTACAGCACCAAATACAAGAGAAATAGAGGAGGAACTTCCAACCAATACTACCATCTTTGCAGTGAAAGGGTATCCAAATCCATACAATGCGTATTTCACATTATCGTTAGATACACCGAGCGATGCGATGGTATATGTAAGAGTATTTGATATGACAGGCAAACTAATCGAAGATAGAGAAGTTGCACCGTCATCGTTAGAGAGCTTACAACTAGGCGCAGAATGGGCATCAGGAGTTTACAATGTAATTGTAGCCCAAGATGACCAAGTGAAAACCATTAGAATGGTTAAAAAAGAGTAA